One stretch of Dokdonia sp. Hel_I_53 DNA includes these proteins:
- a CDS encoding ABC transporter ATP-binding protein, with protein MVSVQHISKTFGELQVLKDVTLNVEKGEIVSIVGPSGAGKTTLLQIVGTLDHPDQTEETEIKINDIIISGLKSKELSAFRNEHIGFIFQFHQLLPEFTALENVCIPAYIAKKDKNPTEKRAKELLDFLGLSHRYHHKPNSLSGGEQQRVAVARALVNNPVLILADEPSGNLDTESAEHLHNLFFKLRDEFNQTLIIVTHNEDLANMADRKLTMVDGKFVE; from the coding sequence ATGGTAAGTGTCCAGCATATATCCAAAACTTTTGGCGAGTTACAAGTACTAAAAGATGTAACGCTAAATGTAGAAAAAGGAGAGATTGTATCTATTGTAGGACCAAGTGGTGCTGGTAAGACAACACTACTTCAAATTGTAGGAACCCTTGATCATCCAGACCAGACAGAAGAAACTGAGATTAAAATCAATGATATTATCATAAGTGGCCTTAAATCTAAAGAACTTAGTGCTTTTAGAAATGAGCACATTGGTTTTATCTTTCAATTTCACCAACTTTTACCCGAATTTACAGCACTTGAAAATGTGTGTATTCCCGCATATATTGCAAAAAAAGATAAGAATCCCACTGAAAAAAGAGCTAAAGAGCTGCTAGACTTCTTAGGGCTATCGCATCGTTATCATCACAAACCGAATTCTCTCTCTGGGGGCGAACAACAACGTGTAGCAGTCGCAAGGGCACTTGTAAACAATCCAGTTCTTATTCTAGCAGATGAGCCATCTGGTAATTTAGATACAGAGAGTGCAGAGCACCTTCATAACTTATTTTTCAAGCTTCGGGACGAGTTTAATCAAACCTTAATCATTGTGACTCATAACGAAGATCTTGCTAACATGGCAGATCGTAAGCTTACTATGGTAGATGGAAAATTTGTAGAGTAA
- a CDS encoding DUF5916 domain-containing protein, whose amino-acid sequence MPRNFLFFILIGFFPIFTIAQDKIVTATRISTPPKIDGVLTDKIWNELPVYTDFYMLEPSNEGLAPKETQTEFKIAYDDKAVYVAAFMYDDQPDAIPSQFGQRDDINVQADFIAIGLNTYNDGINETRFFATSAGAFGDSQVSSNNEDFAFDVVFETRVSKDDKGWYAEFKIPYNALRFPELDVQDWSINFYRRLIRQNETHTFNRVDKSVGRSTQYNAKIIGVKDIDPPVRLTFFPFAQASYTAFDGETITQVSGGLDVKYGLSDSFTLDAQLIPDFGQAAFDNVRLNLGPFEQTFSENRSFFTEGIDLFRKGGVFFSRRIGSAPSGAVNDLGTDEIININPSKVNLLNSVKISGRTKENLGIGFLNSITEATYAEVTDTISKNKRDVLIEPLTNYNVFVLDQQFNQNSSLSVINTNVTRSGSKFRDANVTGLAFDIANKSNSYRTSGRAVVSNVSHTDGTFTGLRTEVDFFKTKGKFRYRAGHDFANTTFDINDLGLNFRNNFNSFVVGASYEIFEPTDIFNKYRYSVTARHRRLYSPDVHTGTGIDLNSFFVLKSRLAFGFGLDYGSKENDYFEPRVAGRFVVFNASAGANMFLSSDYRKKFAVDVRLATRTFFEDDEDQNNYAFNFSPRYRFSDKMLVVLESGYNLRKNNFGFIDTDGTNVFLGLRGITSIENSANLSYNFDPFKAINLRFRNFWSTADYSKNIFYLLNDDGTRSITEYDLETQTNPNTNFNIWNLDVSFRWRFAPGSEASLLYRNQIFNSDQLSNLDYVDSLNNLFDQPVQHTLSLRVTYFIDYNNIKSVFKKTT is encoded by the coding sequence ATGCCTCGCAATTTCCTGTTTTTTATCCTTATTGGATTCTTTCCAATTTTTACAATCGCTCAAGATAAGATTGTCACTGCAACCAGAATAAGTACACCTCCTAAAATAGATGGGGTACTAACAGACAAAATCTGGAATGAACTTCCTGTCTATACAGACTTTTATATGCTTGAACCTAGCAACGAAGGTCTGGCTCCAAAAGAAACTCAAACTGAATTTAAGATTGCCTATGATGATAAAGCTGTTTATGTTGCAGCTTTTATGTATGACGATCAACCAGATGCTATTCCTAGTCAATTTGGACAAAGGGATGACATAAATGTTCAAGCAGATTTTATTGCTATAGGACTAAATACCTATAATGATGGTATTAATGAGACGCGTTTTTTTGCAACTAGCGCAGGAGCTTTTGGGGATTCACAAGTTTCCTCAAATAATGAAGATTTTGCATTTGATGTAGTATTCGAAACAAGAGTTTCTAAGGACGATAAAGGATGGTACGCTGAATTTAAAATTCCTTATAACGCCTTGCGTTTTCCTGAATTAGATGTGCAAGATTGGAGTATTAATTTTTACAGACGACTTATAAGGCAAAACGAAACCCATACATTTAATAGAGTTGATAAGTCTGTTGGTAGATCAACACAATACAATGCAAAGATTATAGGAGTAAAAGATATTGACCCTCCTGTAAGGCTAACTTTTTTTCCTTTTGCTCAAGCATCTTATACCGCCTTTGACGGAGAAACTATTACTCAAGTATCTGGTGGATTAGATGTTAAATATGGGCTAAGTGATAGCTTTACCCTTGACGCACAACTTATTCCTGATTTTGGTCAGGCTGCTTTTGATAATGTACGCTTGAATCTAGGTCCTTTTGAGCAAACATTCAGTGAGAATAGATCGTTCTTTACAGAGGGTATCGATCTTTTTAGAAAAGGAGGCGTTTTCTTCTCAAGAAGAATAGGAAGCGCACCCTCAGGAGCTGTTAATGATTTAGGAACAGACGAGATCATTAACATCAATCCTTCTAAAGTAAACTTACTTAATTCAGTAAAAATTTCTGGACGTACAAAAGAAAATTTAGGAATTGGATTTTTAAATTCAATTACGGAAGCTACTTATGCAGAAGTTACAGATACGATAAGTAAAAACAAAAGAGATGTCTTAATAGAACCACTCACAAATTATAATGTGTTTGTGTTAGATCAACAATTCAATCAAAACTCCTCGCTCTCTGTCATTAATACAAATGTAACCCGCAGCGGAAGTAAATTTAGAGACGCTAATGTCACTGGATTAGCTTTTGATATTGCAAATAAGAGTAACAGTTACAGAACCTCAGGTCGTGCCGTTGTAAGTAACGTATCTCACACTGATGGAACATTTACGGGGTTAAGAACAGAGGTTGATTTTTTCAAAACCAAAGGGAAGTTCAGGTATCGCGCAGGTCATGATTTTGCAAATACTACTTTTGATATTAATGATTTGGGTCTTAATTTTAGGAATAACTTTAACAGCTTTGTAGTTGGGGCTTCCTACGAAATTTTTGAACCTACTGACATATTTAATAAATATAGATATAGTGTTACTGCAAGACACAGAAGGCTATATAGCCCTGATGTGCATACTGGAACAGGAATAGATCTGAATAGTTTTTTTGTTTTAAAATCTAGACTTGCATTTGGTTTTGGTCTTGATTACGGAAGTAAGGAAAATGATTACTTTGAACCTAGAGTAGCAGGGAGATTTGTTGTTTTTAACGCAAGTGCTGGTGCGAATATGTTTTTATCATCTGATTATAGGAAAAAATTTGCAGTAGATGTTAGGTTAGCTACTCGAACATTTTTTGAAGATGATGAGGATCAAAATAATTATGCATTTAATTTTTCACCTCGCTACCGCTTTAGTGATAAAATGCTAGTTGTACTAGAATCTGGATATAACTTGAGAAAGAATAATTTTGGTTTTATAGACACAGATGGCACCAACGTCTTTTTAGGTCTACGGGGGATCACTTCCATTGAGAACTCTGCAAATCTATCCTACAATTTCGATCCATTTAAGGCGATCAACCTTAGGTTTCGTAATTTTTGGAGTACTGCAGATTATAGTAAAAACATTTTTTACTTGCTTAATGACGATGGCACACGCAGCATCACAGAGTATGATCTTGAAACACAGACTAACCCTAATACTAACTTTAATATTTGGAATTTAGATGTAAGCTTTAGGTGGAGATTTGCTCCAGGTAGCGAAGCCTCATTGCTTTATAGAAACCAAATTTTTAATAGTGATCAGCTTTCTAATCTAGATTATGTGGATAGTTTAAATAATTTATTTGATCAGCCTGTACAACATACGCTATCCTTGAGAGTGACCTACTTTATAGATTACAATAACATTAAATCTGTATTTAAAAAGACGACATAA
- the folE gene encoding GTP cyclohydrolase I FolE: MPYRTFEEYNIEVTDEVKSNFSSIIESLGEDTSRDGILKTPERAAKAMQFLTSGYDMDPAAILKGAMFKEDYDDMVIVKNIELYSLCEHHMLPFFGKAHIAYIPNGHIVGLSKLPRIVDVYARRLQVQERLTHDILECINTTLMPKGVAVVIEASHMCMMMRGVQKQNSTTTTSGFRGQFEKIETRNEFLKLISSSLD, encoded by the coding sequence ATGCCATATAGAACATTTGAGGAGTATAATATTGAAGTTACTGATGAAGTTAAAAGTAACTTTTCATCCATTATAGAAAGTTTAGGAGAAGATACTTCTAGAGATGGCATTTTAAAAACACCAGAACGGGCAGCAAAAGCAATGCAATTTCTCACTTCTGGTTATGATATGGATCCTGCAGCAATCCTTAAAGGAGCTATGTTCAAGGAAGATTATGATGATATGGTCATAGTCAAGAATATTGAACTATATTCACTCTGCGAGCACCATATGTTACCTTTCTTTGGAAAGGCTCACATAGCTTATATTCCTAACGGCCATATTGTAGGTTTAAGTAAGCTACCTAGAATTGTAGATGTTTATGCAAGAAGACTTCAAGTTCAAGAGCGTCTTACTCACGATATTCTAGAATGCATTAATACAACGCTCATGCCTAAGGGAGTGGCCGTAGTAATAGAAGCATCTCACATGTGTATGATGATGAGAGGTGTTCAAAAACAAAATTCAACAACCACAACTTCAGGTTTTAGAGGGCAGTTTGAGAAAATTGAAACACGTAATGAATTTCTTAAATTAATTTCTTCTTCTCTAGATTAA
- a CDS encoding DUF4870 domain-containing protein: MDENTVFEGKTAAVLGYITFVGLIIGYFMNSESKNPFAAFHLRQSLGLTLSYFLIMIPLSMLDIPLASLGFLVLFFVLWLFGIVSAFQGKRQLVPLVGGIYQKLFGGDSN, from the coding sequence ATGGATGAAAATACAGTTTTTGAAGGGAAAACCGCAGCTGTTTTAGGCTATATAACTTTTGTGGGGCTAATTATAGGCTACTTTATGAATAGCGAAAGTAAAAATCCTTTTGCAGCATTTCATTTAAGACAATCCTTAGGTCTTACACTAAGCTATTTTTTAATAATGATCCCATTAAGTATGCTTGATATCCCTTTGGCCTCGTTAGGGTTTCTAGTGTTATTTTTTGTCTTATGGCTATTTGGTATTGTCTCAGCTTTCCAAGGAAAAAGACAATTAGTACCGCTAGTAGGTGGTATTTATCAAAAACTTTTTGGCGGAGATTCTAATTAA
- a CDS encoding dihydroorotase, which produces MNILIKAATIIDSDSEHHGTQKDIRIRDGVIITIGDKLIPQKEETLIEREDLHVSQGWFDTSVSMGQPGYEERETIENGLKVAAASGFTGVALNPNTNPIIDTSSDVTFAKKMAEGALTDLYPIGALTRNSESVDLAELYDMQQSGAIAFGDYQVPVSNPNLLKIALQYTQGFDGLVLSFPQENKIAGKGMMHEGEASTRVGLKGIPAIAESLQIARDLHILDYTGGSLHIPTISTAEAVTLIKQAKEKSLDVSCSVAIHNLFFEDTKLEDFNTNYKVLPPLRSNSHRKALIEGVKNGTIDTVTSDHNPVDIERKHVEFDNAEYGVVSQEATFRALLTLVSCKRAVALLTAGRKRFTNESFPIKENKKANLTLFTTKGKETFKLKDVKSKSKNAIFLNEDLKGSIYGVIANNQLELN; this is translated from the coding sequence ATGAACATACTCATTAAAGCCGCTACAATCATAGACAGTGATAGTGAGCATCACGGCACTCAAAAGGATATACGTATACGAGACGGAGTAATCATCACAATAGGAGACAAATTAATACCTCAAAAAGAGGAAACCCTTATCGAAAGAGAAGACTTACATGTCTCTCAAGGATGGTTTGACACTAGCGTAAGCATGGGACAACCTGGATATGAAGAACGGGAGACCATAGAGAATGGCCTCAAGGTTGCTGCTGCGAGTGGTTTTACAGGTGTAGCTTTAAATCCCAATACAAACCCAATAATTGACACTAGCTCAGATGTTACATTTGCAAAAAAAATGGCAGAAGGAGCTCTTACTGACTTATACCCAATAGGTGCACTTACGCGAAATAGTGAAAGTGTGGATCTAGCTGAGCTTTATGATATGCAACAGTCTGGGGCAATTGCTTTTGGGGATTACCAAGTACCCGTTTCAAACCCAAATTTGTTAAAGATTGCTTTACAGTATACACAGGGTTTTGACGGACTAGTGCTCTCTTTTCCTCAAGAAAATAAAATAGCCGGCAAAGGCATGATGCATGAAGGTGAAGCCAGTACTCGCGTAGGGCTTAAGGGTATTCCTGCTATAGCAGAAAGTTTACAAATTGCCAGAGACTTACATATTTTAGATTATACAGGCGGCAGCTTACATATACCTACAATATCTACAGCAGAAGCTGTAACGCTTATAAAACAAGCCAAAGAAAAAAGTCTTGACGTTAGTTGTAGTGTCGCCATTCACAACCTGTTCTTTGAAGATACTAAATTAGAAGATTTTAATACTAACTATAAAGTATTACCTCCTTTACGCAGTAACTCCCATCGCAAAGCTCTCATCGAAGGTGTAAAGAACGGCACCATAGATACTGTAACAAGTGACCATAACCCTGTTGATATAGAACGAAAACATGTAGAGTTTGATAATGCTGAGTATGGTGTAGTTTCTCAAGAAGCAACCTTTAGGGCCCTTCTTACTCTCGTAAGTTGTAAAAGGGCTGTTGCACTACTTACTGCAGGAAGAAAGCGCTTTACAAATGAATCATTCCCAATCAAGGAAAATAAAAAAGCAAATCTTACACTCTTTACTACAAAAGGAAAAGAGACTTTTAAATTAAAAGATGTCAAGTCAAAGTCAAAAAATGCAATTTTTTTAAATGAAGATTTAAAGGGATCCATTTATGGTGTCATCGCAAACAATCAACTAGAACTAAACTAA
- a CDS encoding sensor histidine kinase produces MIEAEKPIGESQRLEVLKSYNLLDTLPEEAYDTATRLAAQICNTPISLVTLLDADRNFLKSRIGVDITESPRNISFCSHAILTKEPIFVVEDARLDDRFKNNPLVEEFKAIFYAGVPLRNPEGYALGTLCVYDHKPRVLSEEQKDALRDLAKQVVLLFEAHRKNNDLIAIQEELEKRNTRLEDFSRLVAHDLKSPLVSMEGLLNLVREDFPQEEGTDLHMYLKHLDTSAKSMRNYIDGLLAYYKSDELIDNKENTTLKEIVEDVKHLHQANDVSIELINNMNLTNISKVAVEQIITNLVDNAIKYNNDPNPTVKISSQTDHKHFIITLADNGVGIPENKRELIFELFKTTGTKDRFGNKGSGMGLATVKKLVNALGGEISVSSNPEGGSIFTFSIRR; encoded by the coding sequence GTGATTGAAGCGGAAAAACCCATAGGTGAATCTCAAAGACTTGAGGTACTTAAATCTTATAATTTATTAGACACGCTTCCTGAAGAAGCCTATGATACAGCAACGAGACTTGCTGCTCAAATATGTAATACTCCTATCTCTTTAGTTACGCTACTTGATGCAGACAGAAACTTTTTGAAGTCTAGAATTGGAGTAGATATAACAGAATCTCCAAGAAACATTTCTTTTTGTAGTCACGCTATTTTAACTAAAGAACCCATATTTGTTGTTGAAGATGCCAGATTAGATGATCGATTTAAAAATAATCCTCTAGTGGAGGAGTTTAAGGCGATATTTTATGCGGGTGTCCCTTTGCGTAATCCAGAAGGATATGCATTAGGAACTTTATGTGTGTATGATCACAAACCAAGAGTTCTATCTGAAGAACAAAAAGATGCTTTACGCGACCTAGCAAAACAAGTCGTATTACTATTTGAAGCGCATCGTAAAAACAATGACCTTATCGCAATACAAGAAGAGCTTGAAAAGCGTAACACGCGCCTAGAAGATTTTTCCAGGCTCGTTGCTCATGATCTTAAATCGCCGCTTGTTAGTATGGAGGGTCTCCTTAACTTAGTAAGAGAAGATTTTCCTCAAGAAGAAGGTACTGATTTACATATGTACTTAAAACATTTGGACACATCTGCTAAGTCAATGCGCAATTACATAGACGGTTTACTTGCTTATTATAAGTCAGACGAATTAATAGATAATAAAGAAAATACAACTTTAAAAGAGATTGTAGAAGATGTCAAACACCTGCACCAAGCTAATGATGTAAGCATAGAGCTTATAAATAATATGAACCTTACAAATATATCCAAGGTAGCAGTAGAACAAATTATTACTAACCTAGTAGATAATGCAATAAAGTATAACAATGATCCAAATCCCACAGTAAAAATTTCCTCGCAAACTGATCATAAGCACTTTATCATAACTTTAGCAGATAATGGAGTGGGTATTCCAGAAAATAAGAGAGAGCTCATTTTTGAGCTTTTCAAGACAACTGGAACAAAGGATAGATTTGGTAATAAGGGATCAGGCATGGGCCTTGCAACTGTAAAAAAACTTGTAAATGCTTTAGGGGGTGAAATTTCTGTATCCTCAAACCCAGAAGGTGGTAGTATTTTTACATTCAGCATTAGGCGATAA
- a CDS encoding BatA domain-containing protein codes for MQFKHPELLYALFLLIIPILIHLFQLRKFKTETFTNVAFLKKINIQTRKSNTIKKWIVLSLRMLLLGCIVIAFAQPFFTQSEEATQEKETIIYLDNSFSMQAKGSLGQLLKSAAQDLIKNVPEDKIFTLLTNDNIFRNTTIKGIRSDLLQLSYVPNQLAEDVILTRAKKEFTNKKNTEKRLILISDFQDKGVSNSIPTANLRKSYVQLTPVNSYNISIDTIYITDIKSRSFELTVQVSSLERNDVNTSVSLYNGNTLLAKGTATFEDDLTTIVTFDIENTTKIEGKVVIEDPLLPFDNTMFFTVNENKPIKVLAINGANSDYLKRIFTTPEFEFESVNVNDLNYSSIPYYNFIVANEVKNLSPALTEALKAFAKAGNIVTVILSPQSNSSNISQQLPRLGDFNALDVYSNKRLVTNINYNHPIYSNVFDSRIKNFQYPSLSSSYRVQGGDAVLKYDDGGNFITESNGIYVVTGGIDTGNSNFKNSPLIVPTFYNMARQSLDLPPLYFNTNRQTSFDIAVRLEGDEILSLRDINDIQNTLIPLQQSKGSKVSITTGREFSKAGIYDVHLEDSTIQQVSYNYPRDESILRYKRLNKEEHTNYTTSVEALFDDFKAKDSVQSLWKWFIIFALFFLFLEILILKFYK; via the coding sequence ATGCAGTTTAAACATCCAGAATTACTTTATGCGCTGTTTTTACTAATAATTCCAATACTTATTCACCTTTTTCAGTTACGTAAATTCAAAACGGAGACTTTTACGAATGTAGCTTTCTTAAAAAAAATTAATATTCAAACTCGTAAGAGTAATACCATCAAAAAATGGATTGTATTATCTTTACGTATGCTCTTGCTTGGTTGTATTGTAATTGCCTTTGCTCAACCTTTTTTTACACAATCAGAAGAAGCTACACAAGAAAAAGAAACAATTATCTACCTAGATAATTCCTTTAGCATGCAAGCTAAGGGTTCCTTAGGACAATTACTTAAATCTGCAGCACAAGATCTTATAAAAAATGTACCTGAAGATAAGATATTTACCCTACTTACTAACGATAATATCTTTAGAAATACTACTATAAAAGGTATAAGAAGTGATCTATTACAACTTTCATACGTTCCCAATCAACTAGCAGAAGATGTTATATTAACTCGCGCAAAAAAGGAGTTTACTAATAAGAAAAACACAGAAAAAAGACTTATTCTAATTTCTGATTTTCAAGATAAAGGAGTTTCAAATAGTATCCCTACCGCAAACCTACGTAAAAGCTATGTACAGCTTACACCGGTAAATTCTTACAATATAAGTATTGACACAATATACATTACAGACATAAAATCCCGTAGTTTTGAGTTAACGGTACAAGTTTCTTCTTTAGAAAGAAATGATGTCAATACATCAGTATCTCTTTACAATGGCAACACACTTCTTGCCAAAGGAACTGCTACATTTGAGGATGACCTTACAACAATAGTTACATTTGATATAGAAAATACAACTAAAATCGAAGGCAAGGTAGTTATTGAAGATCCATTACTACCGTTTGATAACACAATGTTTTTTACGGTTAATGAAAACAAACCTATAAAGGTTTTAGCTATTAACGGAGCTAACTCTGACTATTTAAAACGCATTTTTACTACTCCAGAATTTGAATTCGAATCAGTAAACGTTAATGACCTAAATTATAGTAGTATTCCATATTACAACTTTATAGTTGCAAATGAGGTTAAAAATTTATCGCCTGCACTTACTGAAGCCTTGAAAGCTTTCGCGAAAGCGGGAAATATAGTAACTGTTATTTTGAGTCCGCAATCTAATAGTAGCAATATATCTCAGCAATTGCCTCGATTAGGTGATTTTAACGCTTTGGACGTGTATTCTAACAAGCGGCTTGTTACAAATATCAATTACAACCACCCTATCTATTCGAACGTTTTTGATAGTAGAATTAAGAATTTTCAATATCCTTCTCTATCTTCATCGTATAGAGTTCAAGGGGGTGATGCGGTATTAAAGTATGATGATGGAGGAAATTTTATTACAGAAAGCAACGGTATATATGTAGTTACAGGTGGGATAGATACTGGTAATTCTAATTTTAAAAATTCACCTCTCATTGTTCCTACTTTTTACAACATGGCAAGACAGAGTCTGGACCTACCACCACTCTATTTTAACACTAACAGGCAAACCTCATTTGACATTGCTGTCAGACTAGAAGGAGATGAGATACTCTCCTTAAGAGATATTAATGATATTCAAAACACCTTGATTCCATTGCAACAATCTAAGGGAAGTAAAGTAAGCATTACCACGGGAAGAGAATTTTCTAAAGCGGGAATTTATGATGTCCATTTGGAAGATTCTACAATACAACAGGTTAGTTATAATTATCCAAGGGACGAAAGTATATTGCGATATAAGAGGTTAAACAAAGAAGAACACACAAACTACACAACCTCTGTAGAGGCGCTTTTTGATGACTTTAAAGCAAAAGATAGTGTGCAATCCCTTTGGAAATGGTTTATTATTTTTGCGCTATTCTTCTTATTTCTGGAAATATTGATTCTAAAATTCTACAAATGA
- a CDS encoding TIGR02757 family protein, which produces MNKKELKSFLDEKAVQYETLDFIPHDPIQIPHMFVKKEDIEIAGFLTATIAWGNRKSIITNAKKLMTIMGNSPHDFIKHYTLDQSHLFDGFVHRTFNSIDLETFVRGLQHIYNNHGGLENVFAKGLAGDSLQTSISAFKKIFFEVQHLQRTQKHVSDPLKNSAAKRINMFLRWMVRYSKHGVDFGIWKSIPPAALSCPLDIHTSNVARKLKLIKRTQNDGKTVSELDTALRRMDPLDPVKYDFALFGLGAFESF; this is translated from the coding sequence ATGAATAAGAAAGAACTCAAATCGTTTCTTGATGAAAAAGCAGTACAGTACGAAACTTTAGATTTCATACCACACGATCCTATTCAAATCCCGCATATGTTTGTTAAAAAAGAGGATATAGAAATAGCTGGTTTTCTCACAGCAACTATCGCCTGGGGAAATAGAAAAAGTATCATCACAAACGCAAAAAAATTAATGACTATCATGGGGAATTCTCCACATGATTTTATTAAACATTATACTTTAGATCAGTCTCATTTGTTTGATGGATTTGTACATAGAACATTTAACAGTATTGACCTAGAGACATTTGTAAGAGGATTACAACACATTTATAACAATCACGGCGGCTTAGAAAATGTTTTTGCTAAGGGTCTCGCAGGAGATAGTCTTCAAACATCAATATCTGCCTTTAAGAAAATTTTTTTTGAGGTGCAACACTTGCAGCGCACACAGAAACACGTGAGTGATCCATTGAAGAATAGCGCTGCGAAAAGAATTAATATGTTTTTGAGGTGGATGGTACGATATTCAAAACATGGAGTTGACTTTGGAATATGGAAAAGTATTCCTCCAGCTGCGCTTTCTTGTCCTCTGGACATACACACCAGTAATGTCGCCCGAAAGTTAAAACTTATAAAACGCACTCAAAATGATGGTAAGACAGTTTCAGAATTAGATACTGCATTGCGAAGGATGGACCCTTTGGATCCTGTTAAATATGATTTTGCTCTTTTTGGACTTGGTGCTTTTGAAAGTTTTTAA
- the hutH gene encoding histidine ammonia-lyase, whose product MSNTHYISSELLNLEKISSIINDQKKIALSEESRHNINSSRAYLDKKITESTKPVYGVNTGFGSLCNVAISDNNLTLLQENLVRSHACGTGTYVPKEIVKLMILLKIQSLSYGHSGVHLDTVQRLIDFYNLDILPVIYEQGSLGASGDLAPLAHLALPLINEGQVWDGDMPVSAQVYLQKFNFKPIHLKSKEGLALLNGTQFMTAYGVFSLLKSHKLSYLSDVIGAISLDAFDCNLSPFDPLVHFVRPHTGQIKTAERVMSLLNSSEIAATEKTNVQDPYSFRCIPQVHGATKDVIQFVTKTFKTEINSVTDNPNIFPHEDRIISGGNFHGQPLALGLDFLAVAMAELGSISERRVYQLISGLRGLPPFLVDSPGLNSGMMIPQYTAASIVSQNKQLCTPSSVDSIVSSNGQEDHVSMGANAATKLLKVVDNIETLLSIELLNATQALHFRLPLKTASFLESFVKGYRENVAYVTHDRIFSNDIQKGKDYLKNIAIDPQELY is encoded by the coding sequence ATGTCAAACACCCACTACATAAGCAGTGAATTATTAAACCTTGAAAAAATTTCTTCTATAATAAATGATCAAAAAAAAATTGCCCTGAGTGAAGAAAGTCGTCATAATATAAATTCTTCAAGAGCTTATTTAGATAAAAAAATTACAGAAAGTACAAAACCAGTGTATGGAGTAAATACAGGTTTTGGTAGTTTATGCAATGTAGCGATAAGTGATAATAATCTTACACTACTTCAAGAAAATCTTGTGCGTTCTCATGCATGTGGTACAGGAACTTATGTGCCCAAAGAGATTGTAAAGCTCATGATTTTATTAAAAATCCAATCATTGAGTTACGGGCATAGTGGTGTGCACTTAGATACAGTACAGCGACTTATTGATTTCTACAATCTAGACATACTGCCAGTAATTTATGAACAGGGTTCATTAGGTGCTAGTGGAGATTTAGCTCCATTAGCGCATCTTGCACTTCCATTAATTAATGAGGGACAAGTATGGGACGGTGATATGCCAGTATCTGCGCAAGTATATTTACAAAAATTTAATTTTAAACCTATTCATTTAAAATCTAAGGAAGGACTAGCGTTATTAAATGGAACACAGTTTATGACCGCGTATGGTGTGTTTTCCTTACTTAAGTCCCATAAATTATCTTATTTATCAGATGTGATAGGAGCAATATCCCTAGATGCGTTTGATTGTAACTTGTCGCCATTTGATCCTTTAGTTCATTTTGTCCGTCCACATACTGGTCAAATTAAGACTGCAGAGCGTGTGATGTCTCTACTTAACTCTAGTGAAATTGCTGCAACAGAAAAAACCAATGTACAAGACCCATATTCATTTAGATGCATACCTCAAGTACATGGAGCAACTAAGGACGTGATACAGTTTGTAACTAAAACATTTAAAACAGAAATAAATAGTGTCACAGATAACCCTAATATTTTTCCGCATGAAGATAGAATCATAAGCGGTGGTAATTTTCATGGTCAACCACTAGCACTTGGGTTAGATTTTTTAGCCGTGGCTATGGCAGAGTTAGGGAGTATAAGTGAGCGTAGGGTGTACCAACTTATTAGTGGTTTGAGGGGGCTTCCGCCGTTTTTAGTAGACAGTCCAGGCTTAAATAGTGGAATGATGATTCCGCAATACACCGCTGCCTCTATTGTAAGTCAAAATAAACAGTTATGTACTCCATCCAGTGTTGATTCTATTGTTTCGTCAAATGGACAAGAAGATCATGTAAGTATGGGGGCAAACGCAGCTACAAAGCTTCTTAAAGTTGTAGATAACATTGAAACTCTATTGTCAATAGAATTACTCAATGCCACGCAAGCACTTCATTTTAGGCTTCCTTTAAAGACAGCCTCATTTCTAGAGTCGTTTGTTAAAGGTTATAGAGAAAATGTAGCTTACGTAACTCATGATCGCATTTTTTCTAATGATATACAAAAAGGAAAGGATTATTTAAAAAATATAGCTATAGATCCCCAAGAATTGTATTAA